Part of the Larimichthys crocea isolate SSNF unplaced genomic scaffold, L_crocea_2.0 scaffold44067, whole genome shotgun sequence genome is shown below.
ATTAgaattagggatgggaatttcATAATCAAAGCGATACGATACGCATCTTGATACACTGCAACGATTCGATACATTCAGATAATGAATTGCCAGTGTAAGATGCGATACGATTCTCCCACATGCTGCGATACGGTGCGATACAGTACGATTTAATTCTAATACAATGCGGTCCAGTGCGATTCGATACGATACGATGCAATGCAGAAGAAAAGTGCACCATGGAATACAGAGTAGTTCAAGTTATGGCACTTGAAGCATTAAAGCTATgccttttatttaaaacacataaagtaACAGAGTGCTTACAGGTCTCTCTGGAACTGTAGTACCAGTATAACCTTAAACAAAAAGGTTCCTCTTTAGTGCATGTTGTGAACAACTCAAGACCTACAAAAGTTAAGGTTTCCAGGTTAAGCTTTCAAAGTGCATTTAGTTTATACAGGaggtaaaacaaataaaatgggctactaaaaaaaagattaaggcCAGGAGATTCCCTCCAATATAACAACttaaaaaaccaacaaaggGACTCCATTGCATTTTCCTCCAAATGTAAATGATTCACAGTTATGAAACAATGAGATAACAAGAGAGCAACAGTTCAGGCTACTGAATTGAAACATTTAACCCAGATGTGTCTttttcaagttctttttaaGAAAGATCAATTGATCAACATGGTCAGGGTGCAAGAGACTTCGTTGGGCAGTAACAATATTGCCTGCACTGCTAACACACGCTCAGAGACACGCTAGTTGCTGGGATGGACAAGTAATCTTTGGCTAAAGATGAAGGAGTGGTAGGTCTGCCTgctttttccaccactgcaaCACATCACCGCCTAGTTCTAagagtctctttctctgtattttaaaaTTCATCCTTAGCTTTCTCCCTTGTGGTCTTCATTGGTGTTCTTGTGGTGACAAACTCTCCAAACAGCTGGTCCATGCAGTCTTCTTTTTGGGAGAAGGCAAGACATCATCATCTATAGAGGACATGTGCAAGATTATTAGTGTTGACAACTACGAGCAGTCAACACcgcacaaccacacacactatTTAACCATAATAACATGTACATGCATTGCATACACCAACAACATCTTAAACTGTGTGCTGTATTAAAAAGATCTGCATCTTtcagataaaagataaaatatatcataaatgAACAGTCACTACTCCAAGCACAGTCAAAacaaacctcttcttcttctatgtgGGGCTTCTatcacctcctccttcagctgcCCCTCCTTCATCCAGTGCCCCTCCATCATCCAGTGCACTCCTTCATCCAGTGCACCTATGCCTTTCATCTGACAAACCATATCAAAGTCAAATTGTATTTATTGTCAAAAATCTATGTAACAAGTGTTTGCACAGAAGTTGATATGAGACATTgacatcttacacacacacagtgccgtaaagaatacaacataatataccttatttaaatttcattcaACTAAACATTAGACAACGACCAAAATTAACTAAGGTATTgagctagtgtgtgtgtgtgtgtgtgtttgtgagagaggggggggtagagtgagtgagtgaggaggGTAAATAGTCACATTctatgatttaaaataaaataaaaataataataatattacctTTTCGTTCATCTTCACCaactctgctgtttttcacCGAAGATGAGCTCTCTGGAGTCGACGTCATCAAGGAAAGTCAGGTCTTTGAATCGGGGATCAAGGGCCGATGCACTGTTGAGGAGTTCTTGGAGCTCCACGTAACGATCGAAAAAATCCTGTCGGAAGCGCCGCTTCATCTCTGCGATGATTGGCATGTCGGTGTTGTCTTCAGAGAAGTGTTTGTGGAGTTTGGCTTGTATTGGGGCGATCATTGAGATGGTTGGGCTTTTTTCCTCACTTAGAAGTGTAAATGAAAGCTTGATCTTCATTTATAATGATATTGTTGATCCTTCTGAAAACAGGCATTTCCATATCTGTTcttatacaaacaaacataccaaTTTGATATTCAGTTCCATAGTTCTTTACCCAATTAGTAGTTGACACATCAGAGTATGCATTCACATTAAACAAAGCACTTAAAGTCTCACCACCCTCCAAGCTATCAATTATTTCCTTCTTCACCGGACCATATTGAAACCTCTGAAAATTAAAATTCTCCCAGTGATAAGCTAGCTGTCTCTGGTGTTGTTTTACAAGTGTTTTAGTGATATTTTTGAAATTCTTAAcagatcttttaaaaaaattatgtttCGCCTCAAACCTCATGCACCATACATGAAGGAGTGGACCTATTTTACGAATACACCTGGGATAATGTATcataaaatgatgttttggaATTAATCTTCTTTCAGGAAACAAAGATTTGAACAGCTTGTGGTGATCATTAATTAAATGCTTCAAATAATATGTCATACCATTAGTAACAACTGGTGAAAACACGATATTCACTATCTGAAtcaagaggaggagaaggttcCAAAAACTGTTATTTCTTTCAACTACATCACCAAAAATAAGGGGAGCATTTCTCACAAGACACCATGACTGAATAGCATTCAATCCAAGATCTTTGCTACCATCATCCATTTTCAACCCACTTGGCCTGTTTCTTCTCTCAATATAACCATAATTGAAACTTTGGATCCTCTGTGACAATGTTTCCAAAGATAGATACTTCTTATTGACAAGGTATTGAAAGACAAGTTTCAATTCGTACTGCACTACACCTTCAAGCAGATCATGCATTATGTCAGCTGCATAGTTGTCAGAGGTGTGGAAAAAACGTAGTTCGTTAAGCAAGCATGTCTTCTTGACACCAAATGTTGACGCCAGCATAGGATTTTCCTGTAGAGCTTCACAATGTTCTGTATGGATTTCTTTTGTACGAAAAATCAAAGCAGGATTATCCTCAGTGTAGACAGACTGTAACTCTTCCTTAGTGGTTAAACAAAATCTACAAAAATATGTTGCACTGAAGGACTCAACATAACCAAATATCCCGTGTAAACCTAGATTATCACCTGTTACTTGAATAACAGACCCTAGCAATGGTGAGTCAGAAAAAGGCACCTCTATTCCTTCTGTTTCTAGAGTTTTAACATCATCAATGAGAGGCTTTAGTATGTTGTCAAATCCGTATTTCTTCAAGTCTTGTGAGTGAAAGAGTGCCACAACGTGAATATTCATCAATACAGAGTTACATTTTGGGGGCAGATTCCTCAATATGAAGTAAATACAACCAAGTTTGTGTATGCCCTTCTTTGAACCTAAGGGATTTGCGGTCTCAAAATCATCataataaagttgaatctgtAGAGCATGTTTTTGCTGGGAATACAAGTTATTACTTTTTAAGTATGAACCATCACATATATCTTTATAAATACCTTCTTCATGTTGTTTGTCCTgcagaaaacattcacataaGTCACTGTTCTTGAACATAGACTTCAGGGTTCCCAAGATGGGTACATACACAAATTTATCTGTTACGGGGATCTGATTGTAAACTCCTGTTGTTCGATCTCTGCGAACATCAAATCGCACCCCGAGAACATATTCTACAGGTTCAACTATTTCCCACTTTTCCTCAAAGAACTTCTGTCGTTTGGCTCCTGTATTTAAGACTGAGAAAGGATTTTCTAGTTGATCAAAACAATTTTTCACCTTCTTTTCCAAATCTGTGCCTTGAATCTCTGAAGAAGTACAACTTAGAACAGCCTCTCTCACTTGCATATGAATATCAGATACAAGCTCTTCGATTGACCCTACTATTGCTTGGACACTGCTCTCAGCAACACCTGATGCCTGTAACTGTGCTACAACAGAACCACACTTGTTTAACACATGATGCTTATCAATAGAGATCTGGTTGGTTACATGAGTGTCTGTACAGACTGCCTGAGAAGTTGAAGGCTCATCGCTTTCTATTTGAGTGTCCACATTGTCCATAGTATTTGTTGAAACACTGTCCCTGTGAAAACGAATCAGGTGCTTCTTAAAACCTGAGTAAGTGCAAAATAATGAAGAACATCCCGGCTGTCCACACTTTAAACGTAATGTCTTTGCCGGATATAAACCGTGGTGAAATCTCAAATGCTGACAAAGCAATGCAGAACTTATGTGGTGCACTTTacagataaaacaaatcaacataGTTGCATCCAAGGATGTGTATCACCTCAAGTATCGGTGCGCAGCAGTCGTGCTCTGAGCTCCTTGACTCTGGGACTTTCCTTTGTATTTCCCACATCGATGTTGAACACCGTGGTTTGGATGAATGTATAGAAGTTGTTGAGGGATTCATGGTAGTTAACACTGAAGATGAAATGTGCCTTGAAGAGTTCATCGAAAGCTGCCAGGGATGTCTGCGCCTTGCAAGGGATGGCTTTGTGGTCAACAATAACATAGAACCTTTGGATGTTGTTCTTCTGTTCACCGACACACAGCAGGAAGGGCTGTCCTGGTTCCACACTCCCAAGGAAGGTCTCAACACTGGCTCCAATCTACAACAAAAAGTGTAAAAGAGTACTATgagaaaaaataacaatgtaAGGGGAGCAaccactaaaaacacacacaagaagcgGCAGTgtcagaaatacataaaaagcaCACTAAAATATGGCATACCCTCAGATATCTCACAACATGGTCGATCGCTTGACATGAGCTAATTTTAGCACTCTTCTTGTGGCCTTTTGCGGTAGGGGGAAGTAGATGAACCAACAGCAGAATGCTTGAGAGGTCACTGTCCCAGCCTAGGGAAAAAGTAGAAGTATAAGACTGTTAGAAACGATTAAATCAGACAATAGCCTTAAATAAATCCAGATTATGCCACAGacaatatttaaagtttttagaATCTTGTCagaaaatttaaatgttttaaagaaaaaattaGCCACACTTACCAAACTCATTTGAGTTTTGCTGTGGAGATAAGAGGTCCTCAATATGCTCATTAGAAATCAGGTTCTTGCAGTCTGCCAGGATTTTAGCTTTGAAGTAGGAGGGCCATTTGGCCAAAAATCTGCCGGAAACCTCCCCTCCAAACATCATGGTGAAGTCTTGGTcaatctacaaaaaaaacaaacatcttaaatCCTTACAACCTCTCCCAGAAATAAGACCATCCACAAATGATCTTCAAATCTTTTTATGCCTGTGCAACTGAAAGTATAAACTCTGATTAAGCATTGTTCACACAAgtaattcaaataaatggatGTATTTCTTACCAAACCAGGGGTGTCGAGAAAACGCGGGAACACGTCCAAGACTGCTAAGGAGGCTTGCTGGTCTTGAACCAGTGTCTGGCGGTGTTGAAATGTTGCCCTCATCTTCTCTTTGATAACTGATTGATCAGTTGAATGCTTCAATAAGGATATTGCCTCACAGCATTCCTCACCAAACAGTTGCTCGTCAATCAGGAGAAAATCCCTCGTGCTCTTTGGACCATATGTAGAAGTCATGCTGGTGGAGCATCTCCGGGACTGAATGGCAGTGTTGCGCTGGACGGTCTTTATCCTCCAGGCCAAGTAGCCAGATCCACTCTCCGCATCATAGTAGTGTTCctgtaaaatcaaaaaagaaaaacataactGAGAAACACAGGGGACCCCAGAAAAACCCAGCACCACAAGGCAATGACAGAACATACACATAATTCCCTTCATAAATTGTAATATCATCATTCATTTACAAACTTACATATCCATTTTTGGAGTATGGATCTCTGAGGTTGGGAAATAGAGTGATGATGCCAACAGCATATTTTGTTCGTACCCAGGTTGGTGGGACCCTCCTTTAAAAGTAgaaaatttattatttttcaagcattaaaacaagaaaaaaatgtcttaaatatCAAATAAGAATTTCAGAGAGAATAAAACTtactgaaccaaaaaaaaaaacaattaaaaagtaaaatgtatatattgcAATCAAATGATTTGTGTAATGGTGTAACTACTGGTCTTACTTATTtgataatgtgattttttttttactgttccCTTTCTTCTTATTGATCAGACTTTTGCTCTCactatgtttacatgcagaaaatattcaattttttggccttattaaaaaaaaggaaggactaaagaaaatgaatattcCACTAATATTTTCGTTTACATGCAGCTGTGCATATCTAAATGAGATTTTTACAAAGTCTGATCAatgagagagaagcagaggaaactgtaaacaaaaggaCATATCAAAAAAGTACAAGATCAGCACATTTACGGAAATAATTTGGTTGCAATTTTTACTTTTGAGATgatatttttttgctttagcAAGTTTTATTCTCGCTcaaattcttatttttgtttgatatttaaGAAGTTTTGTTTGATTATATGGACACAAATCTAATTCAACATAAAGCCCTTTTATGTTGAATTAGTGCAACAGGAGACTACAGTAATGGAATTGCTTTTAACTGTTAAGGTTGTGTGACACCCTTTTGCTCAACCGTTTTCAAAATGGACACATCCTCTAATAATATTTATGGAAGCATGATTAGCATAAAGTGAAACATTCAATGCTTACCCATGAACTTCAATCATGTCAGCCACCAATAGGTTTACCATCTGTCGGTGTGTACCATCCATCAATGTCTTTGTTTGGTCATATTCGTGCAAGATTTCCCCCCCCCCTGGTTTAGATTGGAGAACATCTCTCACCATCTAAAAGATAAGGAAAAATCAGAACGGTAGACATCATGTTAGCCTTTCTTGCAACAAAACCACAACCTGTCTGCAcaatatctttgtgtttgaggattaatcatttatttcattttttacaaaaatgaaGGTAGCTGCATACCATTTGTGCTGCTTCCCGATCAGCGTGGGTTCTTTTCATTCCACTGTTTCTTTCAAGAATTATTGTTGCATCTGATGAATCAGACTGCACAGAGGATACAGTGGATCGAGACgatggagaggatgaggtgTCCCACACAGGTGACTCCAAAGAAGTGCATGATTGATCTTCATGGAGCACAACTGCAAGACAGTTAAAGAAATGTACACAAACATGGTTGAAAAGATAATTATTGCTCAAGGTCCCCTAACAACTTCTTTTTGGCTTCACAACCAAGCTGTCTATCACAGGAGGGCACAACAGGCTAACACTCACTGACAGTGAACTTTGatatacaaacacattcagtcCTACACAATGCTCATCAGAACTTCTAGTGGATGATCCACATTTTTGGACCCAGGTCTTACCTGTAGATTTTTCTGTGGACACCTTGATGGTAAGGTCCCCTGCTTGTAAAAGCTCCTCAAACACATCTGCATCCACTTCTGTCCCTGACTCATCTGTCAAATGCAGCACGGTCTGTAGTGGAAGACCTAACTTTTCTATGACTGGGAGAATATTagatttagaaaaataataattattatacgATGGAATTCAGAGCAGTGTGTGGACTTCAGATAATCTaaaaatttaacattttgactGCACACAAGACATGATTAAAATTGGCCAACATGATTAATGTGGGTGTGACAATATAACCAGTTTAAAAGCACATTATAAATTGAGTTGACATTACATCAGTTCACTTAAACAATCAGAGCTGTGTAAAAAAGTAATACCAACCTTTCTGAAGAAATGTATTGAAGTCTTCATAGCCTTCTTCATTCTTGGCCACTTTAACATACTTCTGACTTTCACCAAATCTCACCTTGACCAACATAATGtactgtgaagaaaacaaagtacCTTCATGAAGTACCAAAACACTACCGCTTTTGTCCACATGTGTCGCCAGAATCACCGAGAAATGGAAAGTATTAAGTGCCGCTTTAATctcacgttaaaaaaaaaattaacgttGTTAAAATTATTTTGCGTTAACAAGTTAATAACATATTTTTGACAGcaataaaatatacacatacataccgAGCAATGTGCAACATTTATGTACAATAATGCAAAAAACAACCTCTAATACAGCAAGCAGTTAACATGTGCCCTATGTTGTAGCTCCAATATAGTCAGTCATTAGTACAAATGTGCATACTGATCAAATTATGCATGTTAGTTGATATTTCTGAGCAACAGGGACATTATTACGTAAATATTTGCCCATCCCAATAACAGCATGAAGCTACAATCATGCAGCTAACATGCACTGCTCTGAAAAGAAGTAACTTTGATCTGCTTCGACCGAAACAGACCAGTGTACTGCTTGCTTATTTTAATTTCTCCATGAGAAAAATATTACTGTATTCCTAGTTACACATATATAGGATAATCCTTTTCAATCAGCTAGGCAATATATAACTTGAACTTGAATGGTGAGCTGGTTAGCAAAGGCTAGCTAACCAATTAGGATATTTAGCTTTAGCTACCTGCAGAAATACATTTACTAACATTACTGAGTagaaaaagtaattaaataGACATATTGGCTACTTACACATGCTCCTCGTCACTCTTTTCCAGGCGAATTGCGATTTTCCAGGTGAAGTGAACACGTGTGGACAAGAACCCCTGGGCAGCAGATTAGGAAACCCAGTGTACATTACTATTAACACTACGATCTTGTTAAATCAACACTTGTAGAGTTGTTTGCACGATATGACATTTGACTCCCTCTAACAACACCAACTCTTTTTGAGGAATAACTATCTTGTAGttgaattaaacatgaacaaGAGTTAAAATTACTCTCTATTTTAACTGTCAACTCTAACACTGAAAATCTAACACTTTTGATTTTGCTTGTGTATGtcttttgtgtgcatgcagcaagtGGCTGTGCTAAAGGAATACAATCTTAAACGCCACTAAGAGAGTCGGCAAGTTCGTAAGTTggaaagatattcacagatcggacttccgggatcaataagtAAGAGGCGAAACGTTCAAACACAAAGATGCCTCTTTCACATCGTAATAGCATATACTACGAGCCACAAGAACCAAAAACCCgttttgtaaaagaacaagcCGTCCTCCGAGCTGGACACATAACAGTGATCTCCACGAGCAGCCAGCGGCCTGACGAGCGC
Proteins encoded:
- the LOC109138679 gene encoding uncharacterized protein LOC109138679, coding for MLVKVRFGESQKYVKVAKNEEGYEDFNTFLQKVIEKLGLPLQTVLHLTDESGTEVDADVFEELLQAGDLTIKVSTEKSTVVLHEDQSCTSLESPVWDTSSSPSSRSTVSSVQSDSSDATIILERNSGMKRTHADREAAQMMVRDVLQSKPGGGEILHEYDQTKTLMDGTHRQMVNLLVADMIEVHGRVPPTWVRTKYAVGIITLFPNLRDPYSKNGYEHYYDAESGSGYLAWRIKTVQRNTAIQSRRCSTSMTSTYGPKSTRDFLLIDEQLFGEECCEAISLLKHSTDQSVIKEKMRATFQHRQTLVQDQQASLAVLDVFPRFLDTPGLIDQDFTMMFGGEVSGRFLAKWPSYFKAKILADCKNLISNEHIEDLLSPQQNSNEFGWDSDLSSILLLVHLLPPTAKGHKKSAKISSCQAIDHVVRYLRIGASVETFLGSVEPGQPFLLCVGEQKNNIQRFYVIVDHKAIPCKAQTSLAAFDELFKAHFIFSVNYHESLNNFYTFIQTTVFNIDVGNTKESPRVKELRARLLRTDT